In Candidatus Aminicenantes bacterium, one genomic interval encodes:
- a CDS encoding PDZ domain-containing protein, with amino-acid sequence KAGIKEDDIIQLVNGEKIRNPQDLVDIIGELAPGTKIKIGLWREGKALEFGAELGKREHGKEFAWKSEKLSHLFRSSAYLGVVLQELNPDLAAYFGVKAGEGALIIGVEKDTPAEKAGLKSGDVIVQMGDKAVTDADSVHEILAGLKKGDVIAVTVVRHGKKETLKAEPDFDRHQRIIRIFRGGKGSAVEELEKSDLDIDIPDFDIQLPPLPDMPHIDEALERVHEKMEQVKVKLEKRLKKIHEHSWI; translated from the coding sequence CAAGGCCGGCATCAAGGAAGACGACATCATCCAGCTGGTCAACGGCGAAAAGATCCGCAACCCCCAGGACCTGGTCGACATCATCGGCGAACTGGCGCCAGGGACCAAGATCAAGATCGGTCTCTGGCGTGAAGGGAAAGCGCTCGAATTCGGCGCCGAATTGGGCAAGCGCGAGCACGGCAAGGAATTTGCATGGAAAAGCGAAAAACTTTCGCACCTGTTCCGCTCCAGCGCCTACCTGGGCGTCGTCCTGCAGGAACTGAACCCCGACCTGGCCGCGTACTTCGGCGTCAAGGCGGGCGAAGGGGCATTGATCATCGGCGTTGAGAAGGACACCCCAGCCGAAAAAGCGGGACTGAAGTCCGGCGACGTGATCGTGCAAATGGGCGACAAGGCGGTCACGGATGCCGATTCGGTGCATGAAATCCTGGCCGGGCTCAAGAAAGGCGATGTGATCGCCGTCACCGTTGTCCGTCACGGCAAGAAGGAGACGCTGAAGGCCGAACCCGATTTCGACCGCCACCAGCGCATCATACGCATTTTCCGTGGTGGCAAGGGCTCGGCCGTTGAAGAACTGGAAAAGTCGGACCTGGACATTGATATCCCCGATTTCGATATCCAGCTCCCGCCGCTGCCCGACATGCCCCACATCGATGAGGCCCTGGAACGGGTCCATGAAAAAATGGAACAGGTAAAGGTGAAACTCGAAAAACGGCTGAAAAAAATTCACGAACATTCCTGGATATAG
- a CDS encoding DUF2179 domain-containing protein, translating into MGHPFSQSFAFIWIVLPALIFLARIVDVSLQTIRIVSISRGIRWLAPLVGFFEVLIWLLAIGQIMKTVSHPVAYIAYAAGFATGTAIGQVLERRLTLGTVIVRVITPSDGPELCQRLHALGFGFTAIPGRGAEGPVETIFTVVRRQHLQQVLAEVRATLPDAFYSVEEVTSARETVYPVGAKRDPFRLFRLFSKSK; encoded by the coding sequence ATGGGACACCCATTCAGCCAATCGTTCGCATTCATCTGGATCGTGCTGCCGGCGCTGATCTTCCTGGCCCGCATCGTCGATGTCAGCCTGCAGACCATCCGCATCGTCTCCATTTCTCGGGGCATCCGCTGGCTGGCGCCGCTGGTGGGTTTTTTTGAAGTGCTGATCTGGCTGCTGGCCATCGGCCAGATCATGAAAACGGTTTCGCACCCGGTGGCTTACATCGCCTACGCCGCCGGTTTCGCCACCGGTACCGCCATCGGCCAGGTCCTGGAAAGGCGCCTGACCCTGGGTACGGTGATCGTCCGCGTCATCACCCCCAGCGACGGCCCCGAGCTATGCCAGAGGCTGCACGCGCTGGGCTTCGGTTTCACCGCCATCCCCGGCCGCGGCGCCGAGGGGCCGGTCGAGACGATATTCACCGTGGTCCGCCGCCAGCATTTGCAGCAGGTGCTGGCCGAAGTCCGCGCCACGCTGCCCGACGCCTTTTATTCGGTCGAAGAGGTGACCAGCGCCAGGGAAACCGTCTACCCGGTCGGCGCGAAGCGCGACCCGTTCCGCTTGTTCCGCTTGTTTTCCAAGAGCAAATAA